One genomic segment of Arachis duranensis cultivar V14167 chromosome 4, aradu.V14167.gnm2.J7QH, whole genome shotgun sequence includes these proteins:
- the LOC107482673 gene encoding uncharacterized protein LOC107482673 codes for MMEHNRSEEGDGSIHVQVGELQRLSNAYSSTSNTVFEPRSSIGTRDSNGADVSSATCGVAAPEKKLTLFALRLAVLEKSATGLGTLGFIWATVVLLGGFAITLEKSDFWFITIILLIEGTRIFSRSHELEWQHQATWSITDVGINSFKILRSTSTSIFQSIKRLFIRPIIGSEQSKQRIDRVVNPEEKNFARTATRVWISSDVPLLPYVEWFSLSRNISRILYWLQLLSATACVVLSLIKLISHDYGEVEKGDTDKRNRKSALFIFYSLALAEALLFLAEKAYWEWKISYCKLLEEVNKECELGPTGMVSIRRFFYDSYSRCVNGSIFDGLKMDMVTLAMDFLASNSPDEQLIGARILRRFAVSARFADDTLQKIGISVIVVERLVEMLNWTDQNDEEIRLSAAEILAELAGKKQNSLRIAGIPGAMESISSLLQTNRHSNPAADEIGEKKLIFDHPNYGFWTFNQHGLRILKKLARDHDNCGKIGNTRGLLPKIIEFAHAEERLLKNVNVTPSQVVTVKRSLQLMKMLVSTTGSTGKQLRRKISEIVFTISNIRDILRYGENHPLLQKLSIEILTSLALEEDVKERIGGTGGILKGLFNIFFKQNIPENQIDVTTAAGEALAMLALESKMNCHRILKLKVLEKLVDSLKSPMLRVHAARILRNLCSYSGSECFNQLKVVTAAAPTILLAIKSEENKLQEVMVGLAANVFTFMSSQESSYVFQEAGITEVELASILVHILKKHKYPATKVPRIRRFVIECAISMMKDKAENIDTFKHMGMEKVLEGVLETTSELESFNVFSGTVGLNRHNLTIHSLVETALKLLENR; via the exons ATGATGGAACATAACCGTTCTGAGGAAGGAGATGGAAGCATTCATGTACAAGTTGGTGAACTCCAGAGGCTCAGCAATGCCTACAGCAGCACAAGCAACACAGTTTTCGAGCCGCGAAGCAGCATAGGAACGAGGGACAGCAATGGTGCTGATGTGTCTTCAGCAACTTGTGGAGTTGCTGCACCAGAAAAGAAGCTTACCCTTTTTGCTCTAAGGCTTGCAGTGCTTGAGAAATCAGCAACTGGCCTTGGAACTCTTGGATTCATTTGGGCAACTGTTGTTCTCCTTGGTGGCTTCGCCATCACGTTAGAGAAAAGCGACTTTTGGTTCATCACAATCATACTATTGATTGAAGGGACTAGAATCTTCAGTAGGAGCCATGAACTTGAGTGGCAGCACCAAGCAACATGGTCTATTACTGATGTTGGAATCAACAGTTTCAAGATTCTAAGGTCAACTTCAACCTCAATTTTTCAAAGCATCAAGAGGCTCTTCATTAGGCCTATCATTGGATCAGAACAGAGCAAACAGAGGATTGACAGAGTAGTTAatccagaggagaagaatttcGCAAGGACGGCGACACGAGTGTGGATTAGCTCTGAtgttcctcttcttccatatgtTGAATGGTTTTCCCTTTCAAGGAATATCAGCAGGATTCTCTATTGGCTTCAGCTTCTATCTGCAACTGCTTGTGTTGTTCTCTCATTGATAAAACTCATCAGTCATGATTATGGAGAAGTGGAAAAGGGAGACACTGATAAGAGGAACCGAAAATCTGCGCTTTTTATATTCTACTCTTTGGCTCTGGCTGAGGCATTGTTGTTCTTGGCAGAGAAGGCTTATTGGGAATGGAAAATAAGTTACTGCAAATTGTTGGAAGAGGTTAACAAAGAGTGTGAGTTGGGGCCAACAGGCATGGTTTCTATTAGGAGATTCTTTTATGACTCGTATTCGAGGTGTGTCAATGGAAGCATATTTGATGGCTTGAAGATGGACATGGTTACTCTTGCTATGGATTTCTTGGCCTCAAATTCTCCTGATGAGCAGCTCATTGGGGCTAGAATACTTCGCCGGTTCGCAGTGAGTGCACGATTTGCTGATGACACTCTTCAGAAGATTGGAATTTCAGTAATTGTTGTGGAGAGACTAGTTGAGATGTTGAATTGGACAGATCAGAATGATGAAGAGATTAGGCTTTCGGCTGCAGAGATTTTAGCTGAACTAGCAGGCAAGAAGCAGAACTCGCTTCGCATTGCTGGGATACCTGGAGCTATGGAGTCAATATCAAGTCTTCTCCAAACTAACAGGCATTCTAATCCTGCAGCTGATGAAATTGGAGAAAAGAAGCTCATATTTGATCATCCAAACTATGGATTCTGGACATTTAACCAACATGGACTCCGGATTTTGAAAAAACTCGCACGCGATCATGACAACTGTGGAAAGATTGGAAACACAAGAGGCCTGCTACCCAAGATCATTGAATTCGCACATGCCGAAGAAAGATTGCTGAAGAATGTGAATGTCACTCCTTCACAAGTTGTGACTGTGAAGAGATCACTTCAGCTTATGAAGATGCTGGTTAGCACAACAGGCTCAACTGGGAAACAACTTCGAAGAAAGATTTCTGAGATAGTTTTCACAATCAGCAATATCAGAGATATTCTGAGGTATGGAGAGAACCACCCTCTTCTACAGAAACTGAGCATTGAAATTTTAACTAGTCTTGCTTTGGAAGAGGATGTGAAGGAGCGAATTGGAGGCACAGGTGGAATACTTAAGGGATTGTTCAACATATTCTTCAAACAGAACATTCCTGAAAATCAGATAGATGTAACAACTGCTGCTGGAGAGGCCTTAGCAATGCTGGCATTAGAAAGCAAGATGAATTGCCATCGAATTTTGAAGTTGAAAGTACTCGAAAAGCTTGTAGATTCATTGAAATCTCCGATGCTTCGTGTCCATGCTGCTAGGATTCTTAGAAATCTATGCTCCTACAGTGGATCAGAATGCTTCAACCAGCTAAAGGTTGTTACAGCCGCAGCACCAACA ATACTTCTGGCAATCAAATCAGAAGAAAACAAGCTACAAGAAGTCATGGTTGGATTAGCAGCAAATGTTTTCACATTCATGTCCTCTCAGGAATCAAGCTATGtatttcaagaagctggaatcaCTGAAGTTGAACTGGCAAGTATACTAGTACATATTCTCAAGAAGCACAAGTATCCAGCAACAAAGGTGCCGAGGATAAGGAGGTTTGTGATAGAGTGTGCAATTTCGATGATGAAAGACAAAGCAGAAAACATAGATACCTTCAAGCATATGGGAATGGAGAAGGTACTGGAAGGTGTATTAGAAACCACATCAGAGCTTGAAAGCTTCAATGTTTTCTCTGGTACTGTTGGATTGAACAGGCACAATCTAACAATACACTCACTGGTTGAGACAGCCTTGAAGTTGCTGGAAAACAGGTGA
- the LOC107482676 gene encoding guanylate kinase 3, chloroplastic: protein MFRRWLCTSLPHSLPTFPLITAKPKPTRLSISLTRLSIPARHSYSSRMGDTNRIPSIDKADRSELLRSLESSLGSSFSSEPLRPEPNPLIIVICGPSGVGKDALIQRLRDSRRNLHFVITATTRPKRPTEVHGQDYYFVSKEEFLSMVEGDELLEYALVYGDYKGVPKQQIREFMAKGYDIVLRVDIQGAQTLRKVLGKSAVFIFLVAESEAAMVERLVDRKTETVESLLVRIATAKEEVKHVKNFDYCVVNAQGKLENAVKLVESIIDAEKARVRQRSAVI, encoded by the coding sequence ATGTTCCGAAGGTGGTTGTGTACCTCTCTCCCTCACTCCCTCCCCACCTTCCCACTAATAACCGCCAAACCCAAACCCACGCGCCTCTCCATCTCCCTCACGCGCCTCTCCATACCCGCGCGCCACTCTTACTCATCTAGAATGGGCGACACCAACCGGATCCCTTCCATTGACAAAGCCGACCGCTCCGAACTCCTCCGCTCGCTCGAATCCTCACTCGGATCCTCATTCAGCTCCGAACCCCTCCGACCCGAACCGAATCCGCTCATAATCGTCATCTGCGGCCCCAGCGGCGTCGGCAAGGATGCACTCATCCAACGCCTCCGGGACTCCCGCCGCAACCTTCACTTCGTCATAACTGCCACCACGCGCCCGAAGCGCCCTACCGAAGTTCACGGCCAGGACTACTACTTCGTCTCGAAGGAGGAGTTTCTCTCCATGGTGGAGGGCGACGAGCTTCTCGAGTACGCGCTGGTGTACGGTGACTATAAGGGCGTGCCGAAGCAGCAGATCAGAGAGTTCATGGCGAAGGGTTATGATATTGTGCTTAGGGTTGATATACAGGGCGCGCAGACGCTGAGGAAGGTGCTAGGGAAATCGGCGGTGTTTATTTTTCTGGTGGCGGAGAGTGAGGCGGCGATGGTGGAGAGGCTGGTGGATCGGAAAACGGAGACGGTGGAGTCGCTGCTTGTGAGGATAGCGACGGCGAAGGAGGAGGTGAAGCACGTGAAGAATTTTGATTACTGTGTAGTGAATGCGCAGGGGAAGCTTGAGAATGCGGTGAAGCTTGTGGAGTCTATTATTGATGCGGAGAAAGCTAGGGTTAGACAGAGGAGTGCCGTCATATAG
- the LOC107482674 gene encoding mitogen-activated protein kinase 15 has product MLPDQRKKSSVEVDFFTEYGEGSRYRIEEVIGKGSYGVVCSAYDSHTGEKVAIKKINDIFEHVSDATRILREIKLLRLLRHPDIVEIKHILLPPSRREFKDIYVVFELMESDLHQVIKANDDLTPEHYQFFLYQLLRGLKYIHTANVFHRDLKPKNILANADCKLKICDFGLARVAFNDTPTAIFWTDYVATRWYRAPELCGSFFSKYTPAIDIWSIGCIFAELLTGKPLFPGKNVVHQLDLMTDLLGTPSLEAIARVRNEKARRYLSSMRKKKPVPFSQKFPNADPLALRLLERMLAFEPKDRPSAEEALADPYFKGLAKVEREPSAQPVTKMEFEFERRRITKEDVRELIYREILEYHPKMLKEFLEGAEPTGFMYPSAVDHFKKQFAYLEEHYGKGGTVAPPERQHASLPRPCVLYSDNSVQNTAEVANDLSKCCIKEVEKPPMDRSSAVPMTRLPLQAPQNIQGAAARPGKVVGSVMRYNNCGVAVTAETEQRRVVRNPTVSAQYAASSCSYPRRSNPSCKNERAEDDGIEGSNGLQPKPQYMARKVAAAQGGPGGQWY; this is encoded by the exons ATGCTGCCTGATCAGAGAAAAAAG TCATCTGTGGAAGTAGACTTCTTTACTGAATATGGTGAAGGGAGCAGATACAGAATAGAGGAAGTAATTGGTAAAGGAAGCTATGGTGTTGTTTGTTCTGCATATGATTCTCACACAGGAGAAAAGGTCgcaattaagaaaatcaatgacATATTTGAACATGTTTCTGACGCTACTCGCATTCTTCGTGAGATTAAGCTTCTTAGACTCTTACGTCATCCGGATATTGTGGAGATCAAACATATTTTGTTACCACCTTCTAGAAGGGAATTCAAAGATATATATGTTGTTTTTGAACTCATGGAATCTGATTTGCATCAGGTCATCAAAGCAAATGATGATCTGACACCAGAGCATTACCAGTTTTTCCTCTATCAGCTTCTCCGAGGCTTGAAGTATATACACACAG CAAACGTTTTTCACCGAGACCTAAAGCCAAAAAACATTTTAGCAAATGCTGACTGCAAACTGAAGATTTGTGACTTTGGTCTTGCCAGAGTGGCTTTTAATGATACACCCACTGCCATATTCTGGACA GATTATGTTGCAACAAGGTGGTATAGGGCCCCTGAGCTGTGCGGATCCTTTTTTTCGAAG TATACACCAGCTATAGACATATGGAGCATTGGCTGCATTTTCGCAGAACTTTTGACTGGAAAGCCTCTTTTCCCTGGGAAGAATGTTGTCCATCAATTGGATCTCATGACTGATCTTCTTGGAACACCATCTCTTGAAGCCATTGCTAGA GTAAGGAATGAGAAAGCTCGGAGATACTTGAGCAGCATGCGCAAGAAGAAGCCAGTTCCTTTCTCCCAGAAGTTTCCTAATGCAGACCCCCTTGCTCTTCGTTTATTAGAAAGAATGCTGGCCTTTGAGCCTAAAGATCGGCCTTCTGCTGAAGAG GCGTTAGCGGATCCATATTTTAAAGGCTTGGCCAAGGTTGAGAGAGAACCTTCTGCCCAGCCAGTTACAAAGATGGAATTTGAGTTTGAGAGACGCAGGATAACAAAGGAAGATGTACGAGAACTTATATACCGTGAGATTCTAGAGTACCATCCAAAGATGTTAAAGGAATTTCTAGAGGGAGCAGAGCCAACAGGTTTCATGTATCCTAG TGCTGTGGACCACTTCAAGAAACAATTTGCATATCTTGAGGAGCATTACGGCAAAGGTGGAACTGTTGCTCCACCGGAGAGGCAACATGCATCGTTACCCAG ACCATGTGTGTTGTATTCAGATAACTCGGTACAGAATACGGCTGAGGTGGCAAATGATCTATCCAAGTGTTGTATCAAAGAAGTTGAGAAACCACCCATGGATAGGAGCAGCGCTGTCCCTATGACTCGCCTTCCTTTGCAAGCTCCTCAAAATATTCAAG GTGCTGCGGCAAGGCCTGGAAAAGTTGTTGGTTCAGTAATGCGCTACAACAACTGTGGAGTAGCAGTAACAGCAGAGACTGAGCAGCGGAGGGTTGTTAGGAATCCAACTGTTTCAGCTCAGTATGCTGCTTCGAGCTGCTCATATCCGAGGAGAAGCAACCCTAGCTGTAAAAATGAGAGGGCAGAAGATGATGGGATTGAAGGCTCGAACGGACTGCAGCCAAAGCCTCAATACATGGCAAGAAAAGTTGCAGCTGCTCAAGGAGGACCTGGTGGTCAATGGTATTGA